A stretch of Halostagnicola kamekurae DNA encodes these proteins:
- a CDS encoding glutamate--cysteine ligase yields the protein MERGSSESFTRMGTLGIEEECFVVDADGRPTSGTDELVYEHDPPEVLEGRLDHELFKFVIETQTPLIERPEDAREALLEIRRALVEHAEAHGYRIAAAGLHPLAKWRELEHAEKPRYQSQLDRIQYPQHRNTTAGVHVHVGVDDADKAVWIANELRWYVPIMLALSANSPYWCGFDTGLESARAKIFEALPNTGMPTHFEDYEAFDTFERRMLETDSIRDRGELWYDVRPHTEHGTVEIRTPDGQADPNVVLAFVEYAHALVEALAEEYEDGTPGRRHRRELLDENKWRAIRYGHDATFIDRDLEGTIGLGEVVDRECERLGIDGIKAVYEAPSGAESQRRLRQTRGEDALCDSLFLEAA from the coding sequence ATGGAACGCGGGTCCTCGGAATCGTTCACACGGATGGGCACACTGGGCATCGAAGAGGAATGTTTCGTCGTCGACGCCGACGGACGGCCCACGAGCGGGACGGACGAACTCGTCTACGAACACGACCCGCCCGAAGTGCTCGAGGGGCGACTCGATCACGAACTGTTCAAGTTCGTCATCGAAACCCAGACGCCGCTGATCGAGCGCCCCGAAGACGCGCGAGAGGCGCTCCTCGAGATCCGGCGGGCGCTGGTCGAGCACGCCGAGGCCCACGGCTACCGGATCGCCGCCGCGGGGCTGCACCCGCTCGCGAAGTGGCGCGAACTCGAGCACGCCGAGAAGCCGCGGTACCAGTCCCAGCTCGACCGGATCCAGTACCCACAGCACCGCAACACAACTGCGGGCGTCCACGTACACGTCGGCGTCGACGACGCCGACAAGGCGGTCTGGATCGCGAACGAACTCCGGTGGTACGTCCCGATCATGCTCGCGCTCTCTGCGAACTCGCCGTACTGGTGCGGGTTCGACACTGGCCTCGAGTCGGCTCGGGCGAAGATTTTCGAAGCCCTGCCGAACACGGGGATGCCGACCCACTTCGAGGACTACGAGGCCTTCGACACCTTCGAGCGGCGGATGCTCGAGACGGACTCGATCCGCGACCGGGGCGAACTCTGGTACGACGTCCGCCCGCACACCGAACACGGGACCGTCGAGATCCGAACGCCCGACGGGCAGGCCGATCCGAACGTCGTCCTCGCGTTCGTCGAGTACGCCCACGCACTGGTCGAAGCGCTCGCCGAGGAGTACGAGGACGGAACGCCGGGCCGAAGACACCGACGCGAACTCTTAGACGAGAACAAGTGGCGGGCGATCCGCTACGGCCACGACGCGACGTTCATCGACCGCGACCTCGAGGGAACGATCGGACTGGGAGAAGTCGTCGACCGCGAGTGCGAACGGCTCGGAATCGACGGAATCAAAGCCGTCTACGAGGCCCCGAGCGGCGCCGAGTCCCAGCGACGGCTGCGACAGACTCGCGGCGAGGACGCGCTCTGTGACTCGTTGTTCCTCGAGGCAGCGTAA
- a CDS encoding helix-turn-helix domain-containing protein, whose translation MASDEIDGHQPDDSDDRSEGATGPGGSGDRPRETAADEVDQRIVDLLSWILDTETRAKIYVYLLANAGSTSEEVAKGTGLYPSTVREALAELHEEDRVIREKRASEGAGNNPYEYTAIQPSELVGGVVDQVQQELNTIFTLDRLLDRDRATELEGDGDVDPVTITVDDESSEGESDDETEPDDDSASRSSSD comes from the coding sequence ATGGCTTCGGACGAGATCGACGGCCACCAGCCAGACGATTCGGACGATCGCAGCGAGGGGGCGACGGGCCCCGGCGGGTCTGGCGACCGGCCGCGCGAAACGGCTGCTGACGAGGTCGACCAGCGGATCGTCGATCTCCTCTCGTGGATCCTCGATACGGAGACGCGGGCGAAGATCTACGTTTACTTGCTGGCCAACGCCGGGAGCACGTCCGAGGAGGTCGCGAAGGGGACCGGCCTCTACCCGAGCACCGTCCGCGAGGCGCTCGCGGAACTGCACGAGGAAGACCGCGTCATCCGTGAAAAACGCGCCAGCGAGGGCGCGGGAAACAACCCATACGAGTACACGGCGATTCAGCCGAGCGAACTCGTCGGCGGCGTCGTCGATCAGGTCCAACAGGAGCTAAACACCATCTTCACGCTCGACAGACTGCTCGATCGAGACCGGGCGACGGAACTCGAGGGCGACGGAGACGTCGATCCGGTCACGATCACGGTCGACGACGAGAGTTCCGAGGGGGAATCCGACGACGAGACAGAACCCGACGACGATTCAGCGTCGCGTTCGAGTAGCGACTGA
- a CDS encoding M24 family metallopeptidase, translating into MEKLERLEDYLEDRDLDSIWFARPNSFAWLTGGSNVVDRSADAGVAAIGYDGDELTLLADNIEADRILTEECPDLEQTPEIERFPWYETDLADALAEYAGENAAADIDLPWFERVDSSALRQPLTEQDRERYRDLGAETAAAVESVCHELQSEDTEHEVASALRVALSAREIEAPVVLVGGSERAPTYRHYTPKREQLGDYALVSVTAERDGLHASCTRTVAFDPPEWLEGRHEAATRVETTALAATRECATSSVYSVETDSSETKTSAAAGAAGDVFEAIQHAYDAVGWDGEWQNHHQGGAAGFAGREWIATPDLEAAVRTPMAYAWNPTVQGAKSEGTVLVTDDGFEPLTTTGQWPTVTARAVDRDLELERPGILGIHD; encoded by the coding sequence ATGGAAAAACTCGAGCGACTCGAGGACTATCTCGAGGATCGCGACCTCGACTCGATCTGGTTCGCCCGGCCGAACTCCTTCGCCTGGCTCACGGGCGGTTCGAACGTCGTCGATCGATCGGCCGACGCCGGCGTCGCGGCGATCGGCTACGACGGCGACGAACTGACGCTGCTCGCCGACAACATCGAAGCCGACCGGATCCTTACCGAGGAGTGTCCCGATCTCGAACAAACACCCGAAATCGAGCGGTTCCCGTGGTACGAAACGGACCTCGCGGACGCACTCGCCGAATACGCCGGCGAAAACGCCGCAGCCGATATCGACCTCCCGTGGTTCGAACGCGTCGACTCGAGCGCGCTTCGCCAACCCCTTACCGAGCAGGACCGAGAGCGATACCGCGACCTCGGCGCGGAAACCGCCGCCGCCGTCGAATCGGTGTGTCACGAACTACAGAGCGAGGACACCGAACACGAGGTCGCCTCGGCGCTGCGAGTCGCGCTCTCGGCTCGAGAGATCGAAGCCCCAGTGGTGCTCGTCGGCGGCTCCGAGCGTGCCCCGACGTATCGCCACTACACGCCCAAACGCGAGCAACTGGGCGACTACGCGCTCGTCTCGGTGACCGCGGAGCGAGACGGACTGCACGCGAGTTGTACCCGAACCGTCGCGTTCGATCCGCCCGAGTGGCTCGAGGGGCGCCACGAGGCCGCGACTCGCGTCGAGACAACGGCCCTCGCGGCCACGCGGGAGTGTGCCACCTCGAGCGTGTATTCGGTGGAAACAGACTCGAGCGAGACGAAAACCTCAGCCGCAGCAGGTGCCGCTGGCGACGTCTTCGAAGCAATTCAGCACGCCTACGACGCGGTCGGCTGGGACGGCGAGTGGCAGAACCACCATCAGGGCGGTGCGGCCGGATTCGCTGGCCGGGAGTGGATCGCCACGCCGGACCTCGAGGCGGCCGTCCGGACGCCGATGGCATACGCCTGGAATCCGACGGTTCAGGGGGCAAAGAGCGAGGGGACTGTCCTCGTCACAGACGACGGGTTCGAACCGCTGACGACCACCGGCCAGTGGCCGACGGTGACCGCTCGAGCGGTCGACCGAGACCTCGAACTCGAGCGTCCGGGGATTCTCGGAATCCACGACTGA
- a CDS encoding tyrosine--tRNA ligase encodes MDAYELIMRNAEEVVTDEEVRELAADPAGKRAYVGYEPSGVLHLGHLLTANKLIDLQDAGLEVVVLLADVHAYLNGKGTFEEIRETAEQMKAQFIAYGLDEDSAEFVYGSEFQLDEEYTLDLHTLELETTLNRAQRAMAEIQGGDTAKVSHVVYPLMQTLDIEYLDLDLAVGGIDQRKVHMLAREELPELGYDVRPALHTPIVADLTTGEGKMSSSDGVTISMEDSTEELEEKVNSAFCPPTADPEGDLENPVLELFEYHVFPRFSEIVVERPDEYGGNISYERYEALEADLESGELHPADAKGTLASYLDELIEPGRQKLREIRS; translated from the coding sequence ATGGACGCGTATGAGCTGATTATGCGAAACGCCGAGGAGGTCGTCACCGACGAGGAGGTACGGGAACTCGCCGCCGATCCGGCGGGCAAGCGCGCCTACGTCGGCTACGAACCCTCGGGAGTCTTGCATCTCGGGCATCTTCTAACCGCGAACAAGCTGATCGATTTGCAGGATGCCGGCCTCGAGGTCGTCGTCTTGCTCGCGGACGTCCACGCCTACCTGAACGGCAAGGGGACCTTCGAGGAGATCCGCGAGACCGCAGAGCAGATGAAAGCCCAGTTCATCGCCTATGGGCTCGACGAGGACTCGGCGGAGTTCGTCTACGGCTCCGAGTTCCAACTCGACGAGGAGTACACGCTCGATCTCCATACACTCGAACTCGAGACGACGCTGAACCGCGCCCAGCGCGCGATGGCCGAAATTCAGGGCGGCGACACCGCGAAGGTGAGCCACGTCGTCTACCCGCTGATGCAGACCCTGGACATCGAGTACCTCGATCTGGACCTCGCTGTGGGCGGGATCGACCAGCGCAAGGTCCACATGCTCGCGCGCGAGGAGCTGCCCGAACTGGGATACGACGTTCGCCCCGCGTTGCACACGCCGATCGTCGCCGACCTCACGACCGGCGAGGGGAAGATGTCCTCGAGCGACGGCGTCACCATCTCGATGGAGGACTCGACCGAGGAACTCGAGGAGAAGGTAAATTCCGCGTTCTGTCCGCCGACCGCGGATCCCGAGGGCGACCTCGAGAACCCGGTCCTCGAACTGTTCGAGTACCACGTCTTCCCGCGCTTTAGCGAAATCGTCGTCGAGCGCCCCGACGAGTACGGGGGGAACATCAGCTACGAACGGTACGAGGCGCTCGAGGCAGACCTCGAGTCGGGCGAACTCCACCCCGCGGACGCGAAGGGGACCCTCGCGAGCTACCTCGACGAGCTGATCGAACCGGGCCGCCAGAAGCTTCGGGAGATTCGCTCCTGA
- a CDS encoding MEDS domain-containing protein: MSKTKHNTKSDESGAHRGVESLQTSPDFRGPVESSRHHESNDHLALVYDSRDEQLQTAIPFVRQGLERGERCLYIVDEHDRAEIKSVMERAGIDTEAALESGALTIDTVENTYLRNGDFDPDQMLSRLSTEIADAADAYEGFRVTGEMTWMLDAAVGLEDLIEYETKLDQLTPCADAIALCQYDRERLSAELIQDIIETHPYVVQNQTICQNFYYTPPEEFFGAESTENTVDRMLETLHDRSTTKNELKERRRSLQRQNEIMADGSQSFEEKLQSVFELGCERFDLDFGGLARVDPDENSFELEHTNAPCETFEPGLELPLSETFCPAVIDGPDVATVTEPSVADIGETTAHQECELSTYIGTHLPFEAASDRTFFFAASDSRPEGFTDDERAFHRLLSQWVRYELQQEERERHQRTLYEIAADTDRTFEEKLDAIFALGCERFDLEAGCIARIDESSNELEIELTSDPAETVLTDRTVPLSEAYCQTIASGRETVSITDPAGDGFEGIAAYEEYGIETYLGTRIELEECQNRTFFFVSSEERSREFSPAERTFHHLMGQWVKYELQQKHREEALRESNERLEQFAYAASHDLQEPLRMISSYLELIDSQYGDELDDTGREFLEFAVDGAERMRKMIEALLTYSRVETHGNNFEPVELDDVVADVRESISIRIDEQDAEITVDALPCVIGDQSQLRQVLQNLFTNAIKYSGEGSPRIRVSSERRGGEVIVSVSDDGIGIDSDDTARVFDVFDRLHSRREYEGTGIGLAICERIVERHGGDIWVDSEPGEGSTFSFSLRAADAR, from the coding sequence ATGAGCAAAACCAAACACAACACGAAGTCAGACGAGTCGGGAGCCCATCGCGGCGTCGAATCTCTTCAGACGAGCCCCGACTTTCGAGGCCCGGTCGAATCCTCGAGACATCACGAGTCGAACGATCACCTCGCGCTCGTCTACGACTCGAGGGACGAACAGCTCCAGACCGCGATCCCGTTCGTTCGACAGGGGCTCGAACGGGGCGAGCGGTGTCTGTACATCGTGGACGAACACGACAGGGCGGAGATCAAATCGGTGATGGAACGTGCAGGAATCGACACGGAAGCGGCCCTCGAGTCCGGCGCGTTGACGATCGATACGGTCGAGAATACGTACCTCCGAAACGGCGACTTCGACCCCGACCAAATGCTATCGCGGCTTTCGACGGAGATAGCCGATGCCGCCGACGCGTACGAGGGCTTTCGAGTAACCGGGGAGATGACGTGGATGCTCGACGCTGCGGTCGGTCTCGAAGATCTCATCGAGTACGAAACCAAGCTCGATCAGTTGACTCCCTGCGCAGACGCTATCGCGCTCTGTCAGTACGACCGCGAGCGGCTCTCGGCGGAACTGATTCAGGATATCATCGAGACGCATCCGTACGTCGTTCAGAACCAGACCATCTGCCAGAATTTCTACTACACGCCGCCCGAGGAGTTCTTCGGCGCGGAGAGTACGGAAAACACCGTCGATCGGATGCTGGAGACGCTCCACGACCGATCGACGACGAAAAACGAACTGAAAGAGCGCCGCCGGTCCCTGCAGCGACAAAACGAGATTATGGCCGACGGGAGCCAGAGCTTCGAGGAAAAGCTCCAGTCGGTGTTCGAACTCGGCTGCGAGCGGTTCGATCTCGATTTCGGCGGGTTGGCTCGCGTCGACCCGGACGAGAACTCGTTCGAACTAGAGCACACGAACGCTCCTTGCGAGACGTTCGAACCGGGTCTCGAGCTCCCGCTTTCGGAGACGTTCTGTCCCGCGGTGATCGACGGCCCCGACGTCGCGACCGTCACCGAGCCATCGGTCGCCGACATCGGCGAGACGACGGCCCATCAGGAATGTGAGCTCTCGACGTACATCGGAACCCATCTGCCGTTCGAAGCCGCGAGTGATCGGACGTTCTTTTTCGCCGCCAGCGACTCGAGGCCGGAGGGATTTACCGACGACGAGCGAGCGTTCCATCGACTGCTGAGCCAGTGGGTCAGATACGAACTTCAGCAAGAAGAACGCGAGCGACACCAGCGGACGTTGTACGAGATTGCCGCCGACACCGATCGCACGTTCGAGGAGAAACTGGACGCGATTTTCGCGCTCGGCTGTGAGCGCTTCGACCTCGAGGCCGGTTGCATCGCGCGGATCGACGAATCCAGCAACGAACTCGAGATCGAACTGACGAGCGACCCCGCCGAGACCGTTCTCACCGATCGAACGGTCCCGCTTTCGGAAGCCTACTGTCAGACAATCGCCAGCGGTCGGGAAACTGTCAGTATCACCGATCCGGCCGGTGACGGATTCGAAGGGATAGCGGCCTACGAGGAGTACGGTATCGAGACCTACCTCGGGACGCGAATCGAACTCGAGGAGTGTCAGAACCGCACGTTCTTTTTCGTCTCGAGCGAGGAACGCTCGCGCGAGTTTTCCCCGGCGGAACGGACGTTCCACCACCTGATGGGCCAGTGGGTCAAGTACGAACTACAACAGAAACACCGCGAAGAGGCTCTGAGAGAATCGAACGAACGACTCGAGCAGTTCGCGTACGCGGCCTCACACGACCTGCAGGAACCGCTGCGCATGATCTCGAGTTACCTCGAACTCATCGACAGTCAGTACGGCGACGAACTCGACGACACCGGACGAGAGTTCCTCGAGTTCGCCGTCGACGGCGCAGAGCGCATGCGGAAGATGATCGAGGCGTTGCTCACCTACTCCCGCGTCGAGACCCACGGGAACAACTTCGAACCGGTCGAGTTAGACGACGTCGTCGCGGACGTTCGCGAGAGTATCAGTATCCGTATCGACGAGCAGGACGCGGAGATCACCGTCGATGCGCTCCCCTGCGTCATCGGAGATCAGAGCCAGTTGCGACAGGTCCTGCAGAACCTGTTCACCAATGCGATCAAGTACAGCGGCGAGGGATCGCCCCGCATTCGCGTCTCGAGCGAGCGACGCGGCGGGGAGGTGATCGTCTCTGTCAGCGACGACGGGATCGGCATCGACTCGGACGACACCGCCCGGGTGTTCGACGTCTTCGATCGACTCCACAGCCGGAGAGAGTACGAGGGAACCGGTATCGGCCTCGCGATCTGCGAGCGGATCGTCGAACGCCACGGCGGGGACATCTGGGTCGACTCCGAACCCGGCGAGGGGTCGACGTTCTCGTTTTCGCTACGGGCGGCGGACGCCCGATAG
- a CDS encoding nuclear transport factor 2 family protein — MTVEDTVREYYETLRRGGQLESYFLEAPSTTKFGVSESLFGYDAVADALAEQTETTADWTVDSHNLVATDHGAYATVADEVTLAWTDTQSGERWRFETRWSGTLERRDGDAGADWRFRAMHVSAPHQL; from the coding sequence ATGACCGTCGAGGACACGGTTCGCGAGTACTACGAGACGCTGCGTCGAGGCGGGCAGTTGGAGTCGTACTTTCTCGAGGCGCCGTCGACGACAAAATTCGGCGTGAGCGAGTCGCTGTTCGGCTACGACGCGGTCGCCGACGCGCTGGCCGAACAGACCGAGACGACCGCCGACTGGACCGTCGACAGCCATAACCTCGTCGCGACGGACCACGGCGCGTACGCGACCGTCGCCGACGAGGTGACGTTGGCGTGGACGGACACGCAGAGCGGGGAGCGGTGGCGATTCGAGACGCGCTGGAGCGGGACGCTCGAGCGACGAGACGGGGACGCTGGCGCGGACTGGCGGTTCCGAGCGATGCACGTCAGCGCGCCACACCAGCTGTGA
- a CDS encoding DUF7344 domain-containing protein has protein sequence MVSLDTVFDLLGDERRRHVLYHLKDSGGEVSVEELLDVVAAWETNTPPPEIPEEFLAELELELQHVHLPKASTVEFIEYDPAEQTVKIRGAPSEFNTVVTVARLIERPTEE, from the coding sequence ATGGTTTCGCTCGATACCGTCTTCGACCTGCTGGGAGACGAACGGCGCCGTCACGTCCTCTATCACCTGAAAGATAGCGGGGGCGAGGTTTCGGTCGAGGAACTGTTAGACGTCGTCGCCGCCTGGGAGACGAACACGCCGCCCCCCGAGATACCCGAGGAGTTCCTCGCCGAACTCGAACTCGAGTTACAGCACGTCCACCTTCCGAAGGCGAGCACCGTCGAGTTCATCGAGTACGATCCGGCCGAGCAAACCGTGAAAATCCGCGGCGCGCCGTCAGAATTTAACACGGTCGTGACGGTCGCCCGTCTGATCGAACGCCCGACCGAGGAGTGA
- a CDS encoding zinc-dependent metalloprotease: protein MNLYRSARAVAGASGDDAVDWRSAAEAAKAATDAGSLELAPGEREAYARDVREARAGIREVSGATFDVPDTIEIQNRHHWIDANVATFERVMAPIESHTEAFPGVARTINTGTMTVLLSFLGRNVLGQYDPLLLADRPTDDHALYFVRPNILNAAAALEVDPNRFRRWIAFHEVTHAAEFGAAPWLSDHLERRMERGIDSLADGSFDKATFRELDAAMTVVEGYAELLMDHAFDDEYADLRRKLDARRQGRGPLQRLFRRLLGLGLKQRQYERGKNFFEHVVRIRDLETASRVWEQPEALPSHDELDAPETWVRRIER from the coding sequence ATGAACCTCTATCGCAGCGCTCGAGCGGTTGCGGGCGCGTCGGGGGACGACGCGGTCGATTGGCGCTCCGCCGCCGAGGCCGCCAAGGCCGCGACCGATGCCGGGTCGCTCGAGCTGGCCCCGGGTGAGCGCGAGGCCTACGCTCGAGACGTTCGCGAAGCGCGAGCGGGGATTCGAGAGGTCTCGGGGGCAACGTTCGACGTTCCCGACACCATCGAGATCCAGAACCGCCATCACTGGATCGACGCCAACGTCGCGACCTTTGAGCGGGTGATGGCACCAATCGAGAGCCACACCGAGGCGTTCCCGGGCGTCGCTCGCACGATCAACACGGGAACGATGACAGTCCTGCTGTCCTTTCTCGGTCGAAACGTTCTGGGCCAGTACGATCCGCTGTTGCTCGCCGACCGGCCCACGGACGATCACGCGCTCTACTTCGTCAGACCCAACATTCTCAACGCGGCCGCGGCCCTCGAGGTCGATCCGAATCGGTTCCGGCGCTGGATCGCGTTCCACGAGGTGACACACGCCGCCGAGTTTGGGGCCGCGCCGTGGCTCTCCGATCACCTCGAGCGTCGGATGGAACGGGGGATCGACTCGCTCGCCGACGGGAGCTTCGACAAGGCGACGTTCCGCGAGCTAGACGCCGCGATGACCGTCGTCGAGGGCTACGCCGAGTTGCTGATGGACCACGCGTTCGACGACGAATACGCGGACCTTCGGCGAAAGCTAGACGCGCGGCGACAGGGTCGGGGTCCACTCCAGCGGCTGTTCCGTCGACTGCTCGGGCTGGGACTCAAACAACGCCAGTACGAACGCGGGAAGAACTTCTTCGAACACGTCGTTCGAATTCGCGACCTCGAGACGGCGAGTCGGGTGTGGGAACAGCCCGAAGCCCTGCCGAGTCACGACGAACTCGACGCGCCGGAAACGTGGGTTCGACGCATCGAACGCTAG
- a CDS encoding LSM domain-containing protein has product MSGRPLDVLEASLDERVTVRLKSGDEYVGDLTGYDQHMNLVLEDVSIPVEDELTDDAPGEDTTIIRGDNVVSITP; this is encoded by the coding sequence ATGAGTGGACGACCGCTGGACGTCCTCGAGGCGTCACTCGACGAACGGGTCACCGTCCGATTGAAAAGCGGCGACGAGTACGTCGGCGACCTCACGGGTTACGACCAACACATGAACCTCGTCTTGGAGGACGTCTCGATTCCCGTCGAAGACGAACTCACGGACGACGCGCCGGGCGAAGACACAACCATTATACGCGGCGATAACGTCGTTTCGATCACTCCATGA
- a CDS encoding 50S ribosomal protein L37e, whose product MTGAGTPSQGKKNKTTHVKCRRCGEKSYHVKKGKCSSCGFGKSAKRRDYEWQSKTGDN is encoded by the coding sequence ATGACTGGCGCAGGAACCCCGAGCCAAGGAAAGAAGAACAAGACGACACACGTCAAGTGTCGACGCTGTGGCGAGAAATCGTACCACGTCAAGAAGGGCAAGTGCTCCTCGTGTGGCTTTGGCAAGTCCGCCAAACGACGCGACTACGAGTGGCAGTCGAAGACCGGCGACAACTGA
- a CDS encoding threonine synthase produces the protein METTDAFRGLECIDCGATFDAEDATHECPDCGGILNPTYEYGAIDLDRDSIESRPFDSLWRYEELLPFARDSAVTMDEGTTPLVECEKLAEELGVGRVLVKDEGRNPTGTFKDRGQTVAVTAATQHGADTVALASAGNAGQAGAAYAGRADLDSEVFVPSRSSFTNKAMINVHGGEMNVVGGRIGDAGTAFEEALAENDDWYSLQTFSTPYRHEGKKTMFYEIVEQLEWDIPDAIVYPTGGGVGLVGMYKAAQEFERLGITDELPKLYAAQAEGCAPIVEAFEAGRDEHEPVEHPDTICGGIEIPDPGASPWILEALRETDGGAVATDDDDILEAAIAVAKGEGLEMAPTCAAAASGAWELAENGEFDGDETIVILNTGTGNKEADVLRSHLMGHGI, from the coding sequence ATGGAGACGACAGACGCCTTCCGCGGCCTCGAGTGTATCGACTGCGGGGCGACCTTCGACGCCGAGGACGCGACCCACGAGTGCCCGGACTGCGGGGGGATTCTCAACCCGACCTACGAGTACGGGGCGATCGACCTCGATCGCGACTCGATCGAGTCGCGGCCGTTCGACTCGCTGTGGCGCTACGAGGAACTCCTCCCGTTCGCCCGAGACTCGGCGGTGACGATGGACGAGGGGACGACGCCGCTGGTCGAGTGCGAAAAGCTGGCCGAGGAGTTGGGCGTCGGTCGCGTGCTGGTTAAAGACGAGGGTCGGAACCCGACGGGGACGTTCAAGGATCGGGGCCAGACCGTCGCGGTGACGGCCGCAACGCAGCACGGAGCCGACACCGTCGCGCTGGCGTCCGCGGGCAACGCGGGCCAGGCCGGGGCGGCCTACGCCGGACGGGCCGACCTCGACTCGGAGGTCTTCGTTCCCTCCCGCTCGAGTTTCACGAACAAGGCGATGATCAACGTCCACGGCGGCGAGATGAACGTCGTCGGGGGGCGAATCGGCGACGCCGGCACCGCCTTCGAGGAGGCGCTCGCGGAGAACGATGACTGGTACTCCCTGCAGACGTTCTCGACGCCGTACCGCCACGAGGGAAAGAAGACGATGTTCTACGAGATCGTCGAACAGCTCGAGTGGGATATCCCCGACGCGATCGTCTACCCGACCGGCGGCGGGGTCGGGCTCGTGGGGATGTACAAAGCCGCCCAAGAGTTCGAGCGCCTCGGAATTACCGACGAACTGCCGAAACTCTACGCCGCACAGGCCGAGGGCTGTGCGCCCATCGTCGAAGCCTTCGAGGCGGGACGCGACGAGCACGAACCCGTCGAACACCCGGACACGATCTGCGGCGGGATCGAGATCCCCGATCCCGGCGCGAGCCCGTGGATTCTCGAGGCGCTCAGAGAGACCGACGGCGGCGCGGTCGCTACCGACGACGACGACATCTTAGAGGCCGCGATCGCGGTGGCGAAAGGGGAGGGGCTCGAGATGGCACCCACCTGCGCCGCCGCCGCGAGCGGGGCGTGGGAACTGGCGGAGAACGGAGAGTTCGACGGCGACGAAACGATCGTGATCCTGAACACCGGCACCGGGAACAAGGAAGCCGACGTGTTGCGCAGTCACCTGATGGGCCACGGGATCTGA
- a CDS encoding class I SAM-dependent DNA methyltransferase: MEVEEYFDDTAAFYDAVYGESVDGDREFYRDLATDVDGPVLEIGCGTGRIYLELLRAGVDADGIDVSSGMLDVLRGKAAEDGLEPTVWEADVTEFEAGREYALVTVPFRAFLHLTEIDEQLEALERIHDSLASDGRLVLNAFAPSFEVICQQYGTWEKRHLEVDGASYTYRTKTEIIDEVEQLARVRAVVFDGDGDRLFQTDTPLALVSRREFELLFRLSPFASWRAFGGFDREPLEKASQEMVWIAE, from the coding sequence ATGGAGGTTGAGGAGTACTTCGACGATACCGCCGCGTTTTACGACGCCGTCTACGGCGAAAGCGTCGACGGCGACCGCGAGTTCTATCGAGACCTGGCCACCGATGTGGACGGCCCCGTCCTCGAGATCGGCTGTGGGACGGGCCGGATCTACCTCGAGTTGCTTCGAGCGGGCGTCGACGCCGACGGCATCGACGTCTCGAGCGGAATGCTGGACGTTCTTCGCGGGAAGGCGGCCGAAGACGGCCTCGAGCCGACCGTGTGGGAAGCCGACGTGACGGAGTTCGAGGCCGGCCGGGAGTACGCGCTCGTGACCGTCCCGTTTCGCGCGTTCTTGCACCTCACTGAAATCGACGAGCAACTCGAGGCCCTCGAGCGGATTCACGACTCCCTCGCGTCCGACGGCCGTCTCGTCCTCAACGCGTTCGCCCCGAGTTTCGAGGTCATCTGCCAACAGTACGGCACGTGGGAAAAACGCCATCTCGAGGTCGACGGAGCGTCGTACACGTACCGAACGAAAACCGAAATCATCGACGAGGTCGAACAACTCGCCCGGGTCCGGGCGGTAGTTTTCGATGGGGACGGCGACCGGCTCTTCCAAACTGATACGCCATTGGCGCTGGTCTCGAGACGCGAGTTCGAACTGCTCTTTCGACTCTCACCGTTCGCTTCGTGGCGAGCGTTCGGCGGCTTCGACCGCGAACCGCTCGAGAAGGCGAGTCAGGAGATGGTCTGGATCGCCGAATGA